In Phaseolus vulgaris cultivar G19833 chromosome 10, P. vulgaris v2.0, whole genome shotgun sequence, a single genomic region encodes these proteins:
- the LOC137818124 gene encoding uncharacterized protein isoform X1, giving the protein MHMGGCVGCYKRPTLSSTVDVPAKGVATKGSSVRKLSSSEDFWTTSTHDMDNSAVQSQGSISSASLTNQAVVPHASSSKNSTNPTEFVNHGLILWNQTRQRWVGNKKSENRTQQLREPKLRTYCLCLAKIFWLCSWNATYESLLGSNKPFRQPIPLAEMVDFLVDIWEQDGLYD; this is encoded by the exons ATGCATATGGG TGGTTGTGTTGGATGCTATAAAAGGCCTACACTGAGCTCTACAGTGGATGTGCCAGCAAAAGGAGTTGCAACAAAAGGTAGCTCGGTGAGGAAACTTAGTTCATCAGAGGATTTCTGGACCACCAGCACGCATGATATGGACAACAGTGCCGTCCAGTCACAGGGGAGCATCTCTTCAGCCAGTCTGACAAACCAAGCTGTGGTTCCTCATGCTAGTTCTTCCAAAAACAGCACCAACCCCACTGAATTTGTAAATCATG GTCTAATTCTTTGGAACCAGACTCGGCAACGCTGGGTTGGAAATAAAAAGTCTGAAAACCGAACACAGCAATTACGAGAACCTAAATTGAG AACTTATTGTCTGTGCCTTGCCAAAATTTTTTGGCTTTGCAGTTGGAATGCAACCTATGAAAGTTTACTTGGGAGCAACAAGCCTTTCCGTCAGCCTATCCCTCTTGCA GAAATGGTAGATTTTCTTGTGGACATCTGGGAGCAGGATGGCCTATACGACTGA
- the LOC137818124 gene encoding uncharacterized protein isoform X2 — translation MHMGGCVGCYKRPTLSSTVDVPAKGVATKGSSVRKLSSSEDFWTTSTHDMDNSAVQSQGSISSASLTNQAVVPHASSSKNSTNPTEFVNHGLILWNQTRQRWVGNKKSENRTQQLREPKLSWNATYESLLGSNKPFRQPIPLAEMVDFLVDIWEQDGLYD, via the exons ATGCATATGGG TGGTTGTGTTGGATGCTATAAAAGGCCTACACTGAGCTCTACAGTGGATGTGCCAGCAAAAGGAGTTGCAACAAAAGGTAGCTCGGTGAGGAAACTTAGTTCATCAGAGGATTTCTGGACCACCAGCACGCATGATATGGACAACAGTGCCGTCCAGTCACAGGGGAGCATCTCTTCAGCCAGTCTGACAAACCAAGCTGTGGTTCCTCATGCTAGTTCTTCCAAAAACAGCACCAACCCCACTGAATTTGTAAATCATG GTCTAATTCTTTGGAACCAGACTCGGCAACGCTGGGTTGGAAATAAAAAGTCTGAAAACCGAACACAGCAATTACGAGAACCTAAATTGAG TTGGAATGCAACCTATGAAAGTTTACTTGGGAGCAACAAGCCTTTCCGTCAGCCTATCCCTCTTGCA GAAATGGTAGATTTTCTTGTGGACATCTGGGAGCAGGATGGCCTATACGACTGA
- the LOC137818124 gene encoding uncharacterized protein isoform X3, translated as MDNSAVQSQGSISSASLTNQAVVPHASSSKNSTNPTEFVNHGLILWNQTRQRWVGNKKSENRTQQLREPKLSWNATYESLLGSNKPFRQPIPLAEMVDFLVDIWEQDGLYD; from the exons ATGGACAACAGTGCCGTCCAGTCACAGGGGAGCATCTCTTCAGCCAGTCTGACAAACCAAGCTGTGGTTCCTCATGCTAGTTCTTCCAAAAACAGCACCAACCCCACTGAATTTGTAAATCATG GTCTAATTCTTTGGAACCAGACTCGGCAACGCTGGGTTGGAAATAAAAAGTCTGAAAACCGAACACAGCAATTACGAGAACCTAAATTGAG TTGGAATGCAACCTATGAAAGTTTACTTGGGAGCAACAAGCCTTTCCGTCAGCCTATCCCTCTTGCA GAAATGGTAGATTTTCTTGTGGACATCTGGGAGCAGGATGGCCTATACGACTGA
- the LOC137819596 gene encoding 26.5 kDa heat shock protein, mitochondrial yields the protein MLSQFLQLSAETNTTDKDKKTAVQHQGHHMALSRLTLKDLPQRLFASSSLTGHGCGGVHRQRRNNELLKRFATAAGDKGKSEASEVAVTEGKKSNKLFPRRRGRRWTWRNHDRDFSPALYEFFPSGLGNALMQASENINRVFENMNLTPWSLSGRVKERDDHYKLRYEMPGMAKEEVKITIDDGVLTIKGEHKEEKEEGEEDEYWSSSSYGYYNTSLVLPDDAKADDIKAELKDGVLTVTIPRTKNPKKDVQQVTIE from the exons ATGTTGTCTCAGTTCCTTCAACTATCAgcagaaacaaacacaacagataaagataaaaaaacagCAGTTCAACATCAAGGTCATCATATGGCTTTGTCACGTTTGACTTTGAAAGATTTGCCACAAAGGTTGTTTGCTTCATCTTCCTTAACTGGCCATGGTTGTGGTGGTGTGCACAGGCAGAGGAGGAACAATGAATTGCTCAAAAGGTTTGCCACTGCAGCAGGGGATAAAGGGAAATCTGAAGCCTCTGAAGTTGCTGTTACTGAAGGGAAAAAGTCCAATAAGTTGTTCCCCAGGAGGAGGGGCAGAAGATGGACTTGGAGAAACCATGATCGTGATTTCTCTCCTGCTCTCTATG AGTTCTTTCCTTCGGGGCTTGGGAATGCACTCATGCAGGCAAGTGAGAACATCAACAGGGTGTTTGAGAACATGAATCTGACACCTTGGTCTCTGAGTGGGCGTGTGAAAGAGAGAGATGATCATTACAAGCTGAGGTATGAGATGCCAGGAATGGCAAAAGAGGAGGTGAAGATCACCATTGATGATGGTGTGTTGACAATAAAGGGAGAGCACaaggaagagaaagaagaaggggAGGAGGATGAGTATTGGTCATCAAGCAGCTATGGATACTATAACACAAGCCTGGTTTTGCCTGATGATGCCAAAGCTGATGACATTAAGGCAGAGCTGAAGGATGGTGTCTTAACTGTTACCATTCCTAGGACTAAGAACCCCAAAAAGGATGTGCAACAAGTCACAATAGAATGA
- the LOC137819597 gene encoding polygalacturonase-like, with product MESDHCLSHRKHPSTLFNTFISLLFICSNTNIISYTTSLVTFTASSPPHSFLKHFSTVTNCIKIQHSTHHTSKLSPRPWLMAPPARSYPSHGLKLPITVLFIFFFSLLPSKSGGSLMLDTKKGLEQSKTVIGSKPPACMNKCKSCRPCMATLVVPNHQKRKKGFKVFSRGDDDTYYLLSWKCKCGDKLFQP from the exons ATGGAATCAGACCATTGTCTCTCCCACAGGAAACATCCCTCAACTTTGTTCAACACATTTATATCTCTTCTTTTCATCTGTTCCAATACTAATATAATCTCATACACCACCTCACTAGTCACTTTCACTGCTTCTTCCCCTCCTCATTCTTTCCTCAAACACTTCTCCACTGTGACTAATTGCATCAAAATCCAACACAGCACACACCACACGTCAAAGCTCTCTCCTAGACCCTGGCTGATGGCTCCACCTGCTAGATCCTACCCTTCACATGGACTCAAACTTCCAATCACTGTgcttttcatctttttcttctccctTCTACCTTCCAAATCAG GTGGGTCACTGATGTTGGACACAAAGAAGGGTTTGGAGCAAAGTAAAACGGTGATAGGGTCAAAGCCTCCTGCTTGTATGAACAAGTGCAAGAGTTGTAGACCTTGCATGGCTACTCTGGTCGTTCCAAATCACCAAAAGAGGAAGAAAGGTTTCAAAGTGTTTTCTCGTGGAGATGATGATACTTACTATCTTCTTTCATGGAAATGCAAATGTGGTGACAAGCTGTTTCAACCATAA